The following coding sequences are from one Muntiacus reevesi chromosome 17, mMunRee1.1, whole genome shotgun sequence window:
- the ALDH1B1 gene encoding LOW QUALITY PROTEIN: aldehyde dehydrogenase X, mitochondrial (The sequence of the model RefSeq protein was modified relative to this genomic sequence to represent the inferred CDS: inserted 6 bases in 5 codons; deleted 2 bases in 1 codon) — MDASERGQLLNCLADLVERGRVYLASLETLDNGKPFQESYVLDLDEVIRVYQDFAXADKWHGKTIPXDGEHFCFAQHGSVGXCGQITPWNFPSVMQGWKLAPALATGNTVVMKLAEQTPLSALYLASLIKEAGFPPGVVNIITGYGPTAGAAIAHHMDMDRVAFTGSTGEVGHLIQKAAGDSSLKRVTLELGGKSPSVVLADADMDHAVXQGHEALVFNTGQRCGAGSRTFIEESIYDEFLERTVEKAKQRRVGNALELDTQQGPQVDREQFERVLGYIQLGQKEGAKLLCGGERFGEQGFFIKXTVFGGVQGDRRISREETFRPVQPPFKLKKTEEVIGRANSTRCGSAAGVFTQDLDKAMCFTQALQAGAVWVNAYNIVPCLTPFGGFRNLATGGWGEPGEDGLKAYTEVKTVTIKVPQENSEEQLPATPSSRPRMPSQPPTSGCQTFV; from the exons ATGGATGCCTCGGAGCGAGGCCAGCTGCTGAACTGCCTGGCCGACCTAGTGGAGAGGGGTCGTGTCTACTTGGCCTCACTGGAGACCCTGGACAATGGGAAGCCTTTCCAAGAGTCTTATGTCTTGGACCTGGATGAGGTCATCAGGGTGTACCAGGACTTTG TGGCTGACAAGTGGCACGGCAAGACCATCC TGGATGGCGAGCATTTCTGCTTCGCCCAGCATGGGTCTGTTGG ATGTGGCCAGATAACCCCATGGAACTTCCCCTCGGTCATGCAGGGCTGGAAGCTCGCCCCGGCACTTGCCACGGGCAACACTGTGGTCATGAAGCTGGCAGAGCAGACACCCCTTTCTGCCCTGTATTTGGCCTCCCTCATCAAGGAGGCGGGCTTTCCCCCCGGGGTGGTGAACATCATCACAGGCTATGGCCCAACAGCAGGAGCAGCCATCGCCCACCACATGGATATGGACAGAGTTGCCTTCACTGGCTCCACC GGTGAGGTGGGCCACCTGATCCAGAAGGCAGCCGGTGATTCCAGCCTCAAGAGAGTCACCCTGGAGCTGGGCGGGAAGAGCCCGAGCGTCGTGTTGGCTGATGCCGACATGGACCATGCCG GGCAGGGCCACGAGGCCCTAGTCTTCAACACGGGCCAGCGCTGCGGTGCGGGTTCCCGGACCTTCATTGAAGAATCCATCTATGATGAGTTTCTGGAGAGAACCGTGGAGAAAGCTAAGCAGAGGAGAGTCGGGAACGCACTTGAGCTGGACACCCAACAGGGGCCCCAGGTGGACAGGGAACAGTTTGAACGAGTCCTGGGCTATATCCAGCTTGGCCAGAAGGAGGGGGCAAAACTTCTCTGTGGTGGGGAGCGTTTCGGAGAACAAGGTTTCTTCATCA ACACCGTCTTTGGTGGCGTGCAAGGTGACAGGAGGATCTCCAGGGAGGAGACCTTCCGGCCCGTGCAGCCACCGTTTAAGTTAAAGAAGACCGAGGAGGTGATTGGGAGGGCCAACAGCACCAGGTGTGGCTCGGCTGCTGGCGTGTTTACCCAGGATCTGGACAAAGCCATGTGCTTCACGCAGGCACTCCAAGCTGGAGCAGTGTGGGTAAACGCCTACAACATTGTCCCCTGCCTCACGCCATTCGGAGGGTTTAGGAATCTGGCaaccggggggtggggggagccgggGGAAGATGGGCTTAAGGCCTACACAGAGGTGAAGACGGTCACCATCAAGGTTCCTCAGGAGAACTCAGAAGAACAGCTACCAGCGACACCCAGCTCTAGGCCAAGGATGCCATCACAGCCACCTACCAGTGGTTGCCAAACATTTGTTTAG